In the genome of Bacteroidales bacterium, the window TAATAAAGTTCAGTAACCATTTTAAATGGTCGGCCCCAAGCATTAAAATTATAATCGCTACCAAGAACAAAATGTATGGATGATTGAGCTTGGATATTGGCATTTAAACTGCCATCAGGTCGGCGCAATTCACGATAAAAAGGCGATTGAAAATATAGTCCGCCGGATAGGCGTAAAAGAATATCTTTTTGCCAATCGGGTTTTACTGCAATAGCAACTCTTGGACTAAAAAGCAATTGTTTATTGTAATCCCAATAATTTACTCGGCTACCAGCTGTAAGAAAAAGTTCATGTTCTCCGGAGTAAAACTTCCAAGAATTTTGAATAAAGCCGCTTATTCTGTTTGAGTTTAATGTGTTATTTGCAAATAAAGTATCATTTAAAACAAAAGGAAAAAAGGTTTGAGCTAAGGGATCGACATATCCTAAAGAGTCTCGTGGATATGGTTTAGAATATCCGGCAGAATCAATCATTACCCACTGGTTTAACTCATCTTCAATGGATTCGTACTGTAGCTTTATTCCCCACTGTAATAGGCCTGTTTGATGTTCGTAAACACCTTGATGTTCAATATTCCAGACTTTAGCATTTAGTTTATTTCGGGCATGGTTTAAATATGTTCCAACACCTTGCGTTTCTAGTACTTCACCAAAGTCTTCCTGCCCAAGATCTGTTTCTAATTGTCCAATCCAATATTGTCCTTGAATATCGTAATTCTCCTCTTCAATAGACTGAAACGCACTACTGATTAGTTTTAGACTTAGGTTTTTATTGGGCGAATATGTAGTAGTAAAAGCTCCAAAATAAGTATTAAATCTATCAAATTCCTGACCGTCAAAATATATTTTCAGTTGGTAAGCTTCTTTAATGTGACCAAATGCTGTTTCACGATTTTCGGGAATCAGTTTATAACTATTTCGACTGTAATTGCCTAAAAAAGAAAAATTCCATTTTTTATTTGGTTGAAAGCCTATTAAAGTCTGAATATCGCTAAATGAAGGTTGATATTCGCCTTTGGTATCCAAGCTGCTTAGTAAGTATTGGTTTGTTTTTTGACGAAAACCAATTAAGTACGTAAGTTTTTTATCCAGTAATGCATCTTCAAGATGTAGAGAAGCTCCGAGTAAGCTTAATTTAATGGAGCCCTTAAATTGTGTCGGACGACGATATTTTATATCGAGAACAGAAGCCATTTTATCTCCGTATTTTGCTTCAAATCCACCTGCCGAAAAAAGTATAGAAGATACCAAATCGGAATTTATAAAGCTAAGTCCCTCCTGCTCCCCTGAACGGGTTAAAAGTGGACGATAAATTTCTATGCCATTTACATAAATAAGATTCTCGTCAAAACTACCTCCGCGCACAGAATATTGAGAGCTTAGCTCATTATTTGATGATACGCCTGGTAGTGTTTTTATTAAAGATTCTACATTGCCGCTAACACCTGATATTACCTGAACTGCTTGAGGATCGATACGAGTAAGAGTAGTTTTCCTAATTTCTTTATCTTCTACTATTACATCGGCTAATTGCTTAGTAGCCTGAAAAAGAGTTATATTCAGATTGCGTTTTTGTCCTGCTTTAAGCTGTATCTTTACTTCTTCAGTCTGAAATCCAATAAAAGAAAATTGAATTGTTAGTAATTTATTAGCCGGAATAGTCAGTTGGTAATTTCCATTTCCATCAGAAACATTACCTCCTTTTTCATTTAGGATTAAAATATTAGTGAGGGGGACAGCCAGCCCATTTTCATCGGTTATATTACCATAAACAAGGGCTGTTTGAGATTGTTGAGCAAAGGAACTACTAATGACAAAAAGAGCAAAGCCGATTGTAAATAGTGACTTTTTTATATTAGAAAGTGTT includes:
- a CDS encoding carboxypeptidase-like regulatory domain-containing protein, translated to MLTELLYQTLSNIKKSLFTIGFALFVISSSFAQQSQTALVYGNITDENGLAVPLTNILILNEKGGNVSDGNGNYQLTIPANKLLTIQFSFIGFQTEEVKIQLKAGQKRNLNITLFQATKQLADVIVEDKEIRKTTLTRIDPQAVQVISGVSGNVESLIKTLPGVSSNNELSSQYSVRGGSFDENLIYVNGIEIYRPLLTRSGEQEGLSFINSDLVSSILFSAGGFEAKYGDKMASVLDIKYRRPTQFKGSIKLSLLGASLHLEDALLDKKLTYLIGFRQKTNQYLLSSLDTKGEYQPSFSDIQTLIGFQPNKKWNFSFLGNYSRNSYKLIPENRETAFGHIKEAYQLKIYFDGQEFDRFNTYFGAFTTTYSPNKNLSLKLISSAFQSIEEENYDIQGQYWIGQLETDLGQEDFGEVLETQGVGTYLNHARNKLNAKVWNIEHQGVYEHQTGLLQWGIKLQYESIEDELNQWVMIDSAGYSKPYPRDSLGYVDPLAQTFFPFVLNDTLFANNTLNSNRISGFIQNSWKFYSGEHELFLTAGSRVNYWDYNKQLLFSPRVAIAVKPDWQKDILLRLSGGLYFQSPFYRELRRPDGSLNANIQAQSSIHFVLGSDYNFNAWGRPFKMVTELYYKHFDNLIPFIVDNVRLIYSGENSSRGYATGIDMKINGEFVEGLESWLSISVMQTNEILRDNFYNSYFNSSETPAENIWIPRPTDQRVAISLFFQDYLPMLPTFKMNMNLSFGTGLPVYYPDRDFQTVVTRTPAYRRVDIGFAYELIGPNSKRMNNKIAKQFTNADITLEVLNLLDIKNVVSYLWVKDNSNYVYLVPNYLTPRRINLKLSLKF